AAGTCAGAAAACGCCTTGTCGCTGCGTTTCAACAGCTCCACCGCCTCAATCATTTGCCGCCTGCCTTCAATGGCTGCGGCAGTTAAATCTTCGGCGGAGAAAGGATCTAGCCCATACATGTGGGTATATTGAATGGCCCCAAACCGGGAGTTGGGTGAGGTGATTAGATAGGGCATGTCAAAGGGAAGAGGCTTGCCCGCTTTTTTGAACATAGCGATAAAAATATCCTTCAAAAGCGCTCCGTCGCGATATGCCTGCGGCACATTGCCCACCAGAAACATCAGCGTCATGGCCTGGCGCGTTTCACTGTTTTCCTTTGTAACGTTTGCGCCGGCAGAAATTGCGCACAGCGCGTCGCCGGAGCAGTCTACAACAAAGTCGGCAAAATAGGCTTTTCTGCCGGAAACGCTTTCACAAATTACGCCAGTGATGGTGCTGCCCTCCATAACGGCCTTTGAAAAGGCTGTTTGAAACAGCAGTTTAACACCTGCTTCGGCGCATTTTTGCTCCAACAGGTGCTTCATATACTCATAGTTCATGCTTTCGTTCCAAAAACCGCCCCAGAATCCTTTCTTGTCTAATTCGTTAATCAATTCCCGCATAATGCCATTTTTGTTCTCATGGTCAAAAATGGGGTTAATAAAGCCGCTGGTCCACATGCCGCCTAAACAGTTTTGCCGCTCAATCAAAAGGGTTTTTGCTCCACAGCGCGCAGCGGCAATGGCCGCACAGCTTCCGGCGGGGCCGCCGCCCACCACAATTACGTCAAACCGACCCGCCACCGGGGTTGTGAGCTGTTCATTCATAAATTCCATTTTTCTCTCCATTTTATTTATAATTTATTGATAATCCGTAATTCCTTTGCCGCTGTTGGGGTTAAAGTGTGAATATACCTGATCGGCGCAGAACAGCGCTAAAAGCACAGTGCAAATTGTTCGTTTCTGCCGCTGCGGTATTTTTTGAAACAGGCCGTCCAGAGCGGGAGCAATGAGGTAGACTGCTGCGCAGCCGCCCAGAGCGAAAACTAAAAGCCCTTCCAGACAAATCCGGCCGTTTAAATTGAGGAAATAACCGCTGTAATCCCACCATTTCATGCCTTTGCTGAACTCCAAGTACCAGGACGTGGCATATTCAACAACGCCGCACAGCACCATGGTAGCGGCAAACATAAGTACGGGCTTGCTTCTGAATTTTTTTAGCAAAATAAGAACCAAAACGCCGCCTGTCCCGTAAATAGGCAGCCACGGCCCAAAGGAAACGCCCCTGTTTACAAAAACGCCGTCCTTAAACAAATGCAGACTGACCTCCCACACCCAGCCAACAAAGGAAAACGCAAAAAATATTAAAATCAGCGACGAGACGCTGTAACTTCTGTTGTAATCTGCGCGGGCCCAGTGCCTTGCAGGAGCAGGGGGAATAAAATAATCGTTAACAGGATATTCGCCAATTTGCTCCTCTTTATCCAGCAGAACATCGCACAAACGGTCGACTCCCGAAACGCAGCCAGCTTTGGCTTGGGCGCGGAGTGCCATATAAAATTCTGCGTCTGTCAGCTTTTTATATGGCTGAATAAAAAGGATTTCCAGCAGGTTAAACGTAAGCATATTCAAAAGGCTCCACGGCAGGAACGAAATATCCAGCACAAAGGCCCTCCATTTGTTCCCTTTCATCATTTCACGAGAAAGAGAAATCGCCTCCCGCGGGCTGATGTCCGGATTTTCTGCAGCGATAAACGGAACAAGCCGGTAAGAGTATGTTTTAATCAATCCGCCGACAATGGTAAAGGTCCAAAAAAGCTGGAACAGCCACTTGACAAACATAATTTTTACAATGCTGAAACAGCGTTTAATGTGCCAGGGAAATAAAATCCTGTTGAGCCGCGTACGACTGTAAATTCTGGCCTCAAGCAGATACCGGCAGAAGCCAATTTGCAAAACGTTTTTTAGAAAAATAAAAATTAAAAAACTGATAAGAGCACCTGCACCGATAATAATGCCGGGGCTGATCCGGTCGCTGAACACAATTTGGTTTATGGTGTTCATAATTCCATAAATCACGCTGCCTGCACCCTGGGTGTTGTTTGCAAACTGCGACAACACGCCGCCTGTCCAGCGTTTTGCCGTGTCGTTTTCTATGCCCATTCCGCCCAGAAAGCTGTCGACGATTTCCGTGTTACTGGTGCTTTCCTGCCGCGCGTTATCCACTGTTTTAGCGGCAGATGCCCCGGCAGACGGCCTGCTGTTCGGATGAAACATCTGTTCCGCGCTTTTAACCGGACTTACGGCATATCCCAGGGCAATTGAAACAAGCATACAGGTTATGACAATGCCCAAATAATTTCTTTTTAATGCGCCTTTCGCGTGGTGCTTTAAATCTTTTCTGTTCCACATAGCTAATTCTCCCTGTTATTAAAATTGAAAAGCCGAAAGCGGCAGAATGATATGCCCCAAAACGGTGGTAATCAAAACCGTATAAAATAAAATTTTTCCAAAAAATTCTGCAAATCCGCTCTCATTATATTTCGACCGTATTCTGTTAATGACAACAATCAGAACGGTTGCAATCAGAACGGTGTAAATTCCCCACACATTGATAAACTCAAGCAGGCCGGTGTGCAAAGCATCGGGCACAAGATTTGCACCAATCATCAGGTTGGTTACAGTTCCGATTAAAATTGCGGGCATCATACCCAAAGAATCTGTTTGGTGGTGTGCACAAATATACAACGTTATCAGCGCCCAAATTCCCGTTCCGATTAATGCAATAATACATTTCAAATAAAGGCCGATAGAATTGCGCTTTAATTCCATCGCAGTTAAAACTTCTGAATAGCTCTCCGTGCCGCCGCCTTTGTAATAGGCGCCCTCTGTATTGGCACTGCGGCGGTGAATAAAGAGCGCAGTGCCGCTTCTGTCAAGAGAAAACCCCGCTGCGTTCAGCTTCGGATTAATTCCGCTGTTTTCCTTATCTGGAATAAGCACAATGTGCTCAATATTATCAAGGGGCTTTAAATAGAGCCTGAGCTGATACGACCCCAGGGGAAACCGTTTTGTGCCAAATTCCTTCGACACATCTGCCGTCACTTCAAAAAGCTGATAATTGTTTCCGTTTTCCCTGTGTTCATCCTTTTTCACAATGTTTTTTATAGTCCCCTCATACAGTTCAAAACGGTGCTCCATATCCAAATCGTCAAAGCCGCTCCAATTAAACCAGCATTTGAATGTGACAGCATATTTTGAGTTTTTAATATCCACGCTGTCCAGCCGCTCAACATACGTGCCGGTTGTCAATTTCGCAGCGTTAGCAGAGGCGGCGATTTCAGCCTCCGTATAGGTGTCTGCTTCTGTGAAATAATAGTCCCAGCTTAGCTGTTCATTTTTTTTATCTGCGATAAGATAAACGCTTGCAGAAGTGATAAAAGCTGCCGCTGCAAATGAGACAAAGCAAAACCAGAAAAGCAGCATTTTTCGCTGCTGCGATGTTAATTTGTATCGTTTCATATTTACAGGCCCCGCTTATTAAATTTGTTGGAAACTCAAAAAAATCCCCGGCATTGGTTGCCGGGGTAATTTTTATGAACTATAAATTGCCGCCGCGGTAAAGCGGATATTTTGCACAAAGTGCTTCTACGCGCTTTGCAACGGCTTCTTTGGAATTTTCAAAATCGGAAATGAGCATATGAATTAGCGTGCCGATTTCCACCATATCTTCCTCTTTCATGCCGCGGGAGGTAACCGCCGGCGTGCCGATGCGAATGCCGCTGGTGATGAACGGGCTTTTTGTTTCAAACGGAATGGTGTTTTTGTTCACCGTAATGCGCACCTCGTCCAGCCGTTTTTCCGCTTCTTTTCCTGTTACGTCAAAGTTCGTTAAATCTACCAGCATCAGGTGGTTTTCCGTGCCGCCGGAAACTAAGCGAAAGCCCTGCTTGGTTAAAGTGTCGGCCAAAACAGCCGCGTTTTTCACAATCTGATTCTGATAAGCCTTAAACTCGTCTGTTAACGCTTCTTTAAAGCATACGGCCTTAGATGCGATAACGTGCATCAGCGGGCCGCCCTGAATTCCGGGGAAAATGGCCTTGTCAATCATCTTCGCATATTCCTCGCGGCAGAGGATTAGTCCGCCCCTGGGGCCGCGAAGGGTTTTGTGGGTGGTGGTGGTTACAAAGTCGGCATAGGGCACCGGGTTGGGGTGCAGCCCTGCCGCAACCAAGCCTGCAATGTGGGCCATGTCCACCAAAAGATATGCGCCCACCTCTTTTGCAATTTGAGCAAAGCGCTCAAAATCAATGATTCTGGGATATGCGCTTGCGCCTGCAATAATCATTTTCGGCTTGCATTCCTTTGCAAGCTTTAAAATTTCGTCATAGTTAATTTTCTCGTCCTTTTCGCTTACGCCGTAGGGAACGATGTTAAAATATTTACCGGAAATATTCACCGGGCTGCCGTGGGACAAATGTCCCCCGTGAGAAAGGTTCATGGAAAGCACGGTGTCGCCGGGTTCAAGGGCAGCAAAAAACACGGCCAGATTGGCACTTGCGCCGGAGTGGGCCTGCACGTTTGCGTGCTCTGCGCCAAACAGCTCTTTTGCGCGCTCTCTTGCCAGTTCCTCGGCCTTGTCAACAACTTCGCAGCCGCCGTAGTAGCGTTTGCCGGGATAGCCTTCCGCATATTTATTGGTGAGCGGCGAGCCCATGGCGCTCATCACCGCCTCGGAAACACAGTTTTCCGAAGCAATCAGTTCAATGTTCCTGTTCTGCCGTTCCAGCTCTTCTGAGATAACGCCGGCAATTTCAGGGTCGGTGTTTTTTATGTAGTCGAAACCAAACATTTTTTATAAAACCTCTTTTCAGTTATGTAGTAAAACGACGGCAAAGCCGCCCGAAAGCCAAGCGGCTTATTTTTTCTTTTTCTTCTTTTTACCCTTAGAAGCGTGCTGAATTTTCTTCTTTTCCACCGGCGCTTCGGGGTGGGTTTTTAAAATAACCGCTGTTACAATGGACAGCACAATGAAATATACCGCCATTAAAATGAAAACAGAAACAACGGCGACCTTCATTGTGAAAGCCGGAACGAGCTTTGTAACAAACCCAAACCGCGGCGCATAGGTAACCAGTGCGGCAATGAACATGCCGAAAAAGATTGCGCTGTAGTTTTTGATTTTCGGAAATTTTGTTTTGCCCAGCACAAAAAACACAATTGCCGCCACGGCGGAAATGATGCCGATAATCCCCACGGTGTAAGCCGTTTGAATTGCGTAGCCCGCGCTGATAAAATTGTAGACGTAGAGCATAATGAGCGCCCCGCAGAGCAAAATTCCAAAGTTTAAAATCAGCCTGTTGGATAGTTTTTCCCGTTCTTCCCTTGTCATAACTTTTGTCATTTGTCCCCAATACCTTTCTGCCCATAGATATTTAACGCGCCCGGCGCGGGCAAAGCCGGGGGTTTCAATTGTTAACTGAGTTCGCCAAATGCATACATCACGGCGGTGAGCACGGCACAGCCGGCAGTTTCGGTGCGCAAAATCCGTTTTCCAAGCGTTACGGCAGGAATTCCCGCCGCGGAAAATGACGCAATCTCCTCCGATTCAAACCCGCCCTCAGGGCCGATGAAAAAGCCCAGGCTTTTTGGTTTTCCATTGCCGGAAGCGGCCTCTAAAACAGATTTTAGCGGCATGTCCCGCTCGTTTTCATAGGCCGCAAAGGTAACGTCCAGCGCGCCGGCCATTAAAATGGCCTCAGGAAGCGGAACAACGCCTGTTACCTCAGGAATTACGCCTCTGCCGCACTGTTTTACAGACTCTGCCGCAATTTTGCGCCAGCGGGCAAGCTTTTTTTCCTCCGCCTTTGCGTCCCGCACAGCCGCCACACAGCGGTGGGCGGATACGGGCACAATACGGCCAATTCCCAGCTCGGTGCACTTTTCAATGATGAAATCCATCTTTCCCTGCTTGGGCAAAGCCTGAAACAGGGTAACGGCAAGCTCCGGCTCTGCCAGACAGGGGTGCGATTCGTTGATGTTCAGCTCCACCCGGTCTTTATAAAGGTCTGTAATAACAGCGGAGAAGTCTGTTCCCTGGCCGTCGCACAGGGTGATCGCGTCGCCCGCTGATAGTCTTAAAACCTTAGTAATGTGAGCCGCGTCGCTGCCGGAGATAACGGTGTGCCCATTTATAATTGAGTTTTTTTCTATAAAAAATTTCGGCATTTTTCCGCCTTTCTAAGCAAAAAACGCTTATTCATTATATCATTTTGCGTCCGGTTTGTCAAGAGAAGACGCACCGGCTTTGCCGCCGGCAAAAAACGCGTGCAGAGCGGCGCAGTCTGAAAAAAACGCGTCGGAGCGTGCGCGGATTTGTGTTTCGTCCTGAGCAGAATTCCGGTCTGCCACGGCAACGACTGCAATGTTTGCAGCATTTGCCGCCTCCACGCCGGCCAGGGAGTCTTCCACCACCAAACAATCGTCAGGGGATGCACCGAGGGCGGACAAAATCAGCTCATGCACCTGAGGCGAGGGCTTTAGCTCTGTTACATCGTCCCGGGTGTAAATGCGCGAAAACAGCGCGCCAAAGTTTGCCTTGCTTTTGATGTTTTCATTCCACTGCATATACTTTTCCACATTGGCCCGGGAGGTGGTGCTGGCAAGCACCAGGGTTCGCCCCTGCGCCTTTAAATAAGACAGCAGTTCCGCCGCGCTGGGCTTTAACTTCACGGTGTTTTTCAAATAGCCGTCTGCTATTTCATACCGCAGTTTGTGAATGTCCTCCGCTGACAGGCCTGATCCGCAAAGCATTCCTAAACTGGCACAGTAAGCTGCATAGGGGGCTTTTTCTCCGCGGAACCGGGTTAAAAGCTCGTCACGCCGCGTTTGAATAACGGTTTCTTCTTCAGGATGGCCGCCCAACTGCAAAATCAGCCTGCGGTCCACCTCGTTCCACATGCCGACCGAGTCTATCAGTGTGCCATCTAAATCGAAAATGATTACCTTTTTATCTTTCAGCATTGCTTACTTTTTATAAATATCCGCGTTTTCTAATCGGCGCATAGCTTCTTTCGTCTGCTCCGGGTCGCCGAAAGCCGTGAGCCGGAAGAACCCTTCGCCATTTTCGCCAAAACCCGCCCCCGGCGTGCCGTTGATGGAAAGCTTGGTGAGCAAATAGTCGAAAAAGTCCCACGACTTCATGCCTTCCGGGCACTTAAGCCAGATGTAGGGTGAATTTTCGCCGCCGGTGTAGAAAATGCCCAGCTTTTTCATGGTTGCTACAATTACTTTGGCGTTTTCCATATAACCGTCAATGTTTTCCTGAATTTGCTTTCTGCCCTCGGGGGAGAACACCGCCTCGGCACCACGCTGAACGATATAGTTCACGCCGTTAAACTTGGTGGTTTGGCGGCGCAGCCACATTTTGTTTAAGGAAAGACCGTCTGACTCCAGCTCCAGAGGAACAACGGTGTAACCGCAGCGCGTTCCCGTAAAGCCTGCCGTTTTCGAGAACGAGCAGAATTCAATGGCACATTTTTTCGCGCCCTCAATTTCAAAAATACTGCGGGGAAGGGAGCTGTCCCGCACAAAGGCCTCATAGGCTGCGTCGAACAGAATTATCGCGTGGTTATCAATTGCATAGTCCACCCACGCTTTCAGCTGATCTTTGGTATAAACCGCACCGGTGGGATTGTTGGGCGAGCACAGGTAAATAAGGCCGGCTTTCACCGCTTCGTCCGGCATGGGCAAAAAGCCGTTTTCTTCATTGGCGTTCATGTAAACAATATTTCTTCCGTCCATGATGTTCGTGTCCACATACACTGGATACACCGGGTCGGGAACCAGTACGGTGTTGTCTTTGTCGAACAAATCTAAAATGTTGCCCACATCACTTTTTGCTCCGTCGCTGACAAAAATTTCATCTAATTCCAGGCTTACGCCTTTTTCTTTATAATAATTTAAAATGGCTTCTTTTAAAAAGCCATAACCCTGCTCCGGGCCATATCCGCGGAAGCTTTCTGCTTTGCCCATTTCGTCGCAGGCCTTTTTCATGGCGTTTACCACGGCGGGGCAAAGGGGGCGGGTTACGTCGCCAATGCCAAGCTTAATGATGGGAAGCGCCGGATTGGTTTTTTGAAAATCTGCCACTTTTTTTCCGATGGTGGAAAACAGATAGCTCTGTTGTAAATTTTTGTAATTGGTGTTTAAGTTCATATGTTGCATCTCCTCCAAAGTATGTTGTATGTTTATACCTCAACCTCGCCGCAAAACGCATAGGCGGCAGGGCCGGTCATGTAAACCGCGTCGTCTGTGTAACAAATGGTTAAATCGCCGCCGCGGAGCTTTACCAAAATGTCTGCACCCTTTTCGCACAGTCCATTTTCACAGGCGGCTACCGCCGCCGCACAGGCGCCTGTGCCGCAGGCCCAGGTTTCGCCGCTGCCGCGTTCCCACACGCGCATTGTAAGTTCGTTTTTGCCCGTTAACCGAACAAATTCGGTGTTCACCCGCTCCGGGAACAGGGGGTCGTTTTCAAACCCGGGGCCAATTTTTTCAAGGTCTAAGCCATAGGGGTCGTCTGTAAAAATTACGTTGTGTGGATTGCCCATGGAAACACAGGTGATTTTGTGCACCTCGCCGCCCACTGTTGTTTCAAAGCCCACAATTTTGTCGCCGGTGAGCGTTACGGGGATTTTCTCCGGCGCAAGCTCGGCTTTGCCCATGTTCACGCGCACCGCCGCCACTTCGCCGTTTTCTACGGAAAGGGTCAGGCGCTTTGTTCCGCTTTTCGTTTCCACCAAGATGGTGGTTTTAGAAACAAGCCCGTGGTCGAACAAAAATTTTCCCACACAGCGAATGGCGTTGCCGCACATGTTCCCCTCCGAGCCGTCGGCATTAAACATGCGCATTTTTGCATCAGCTTTTTCAGGCTCGTCCGGCGGCAAAATCAGCACAATGCCATCGCCGCCCACAGAAAAGTGCCGGTCTGAAAGCCGAATTGCAAGCTCCTCGGGGTTTTCAATTTCTGTTTCAAAACAGTTAAAATAAATATAGTCGTTTCCAATGCCGTGCATTTTTGTAAAATGAAGTTTCATTTATCGATTCCTTTCTTTAAAGGGTCTGTGCCTCCATAGGTGGCGAGTACCGCCCGGGCGACCTTTTCTTTTGTCACACGCATGTCCATGGCGTGGCGCTTTAAATAGCTGTAGGCCTGGTCTTCTGACAAAGACAGCCGTTCCATGAGCACGCATTTTGCCCGGTCAATAATGCGGATTTCCTCAATCCGCTTTTGCAGCTGGACGTTTTCGTTCTTGAGCCCCAAAAGACGGCTGCGCGAGGCCTCTAACAGCTTCACCGCCTGATAGAAAAACGGTTTGTGAAAGGGCTTTTCCAGCACAAAAATCCCAAATTCCTCCACCCGTTCTAAAATGGAGTCTGCCAAATCGGATTTTACTAAAAGCATAACGCCGGAGACGGTAGAGTCTGCACAGTAAAGCGCAAAGTCGTGACCAAACTCGTCTGACAGCGGCGTGTTGATGATTACCAAATCGTAGTCGGCGTCAATCACCATGCGCCTTGCCTCGCTGCCGCTTGATGCAAAATCAAGGGTTTCACAGTCGCCCGAGGAAACCAGGTCTTTTAAGTAATTCTGGTTTTTGGGGGCGCTGTTGGCAATTAAAATGCTGTTCACGTTTCACTCTCCTTTTAAGGCAATTTCGGCCGCGATCAAACCGTTAAAAAGTAGGCGTTTTGGCAAAAAGCCTCCGCTGATTCCGCCGCCTGCATTGTTTCAAACTCTTTTATTTTGCAGGCTGTGTAAAAATCTACAAGCTGACGCGGCAAAACCGTGCTGATAAACGGGGAGTCTGCTGCGGCCTGCGCCGCGTCTTTTAAGGAAAGGGGCAGGCGTTCGCTGTTGCCAATGGCCTCTTGCGTTTCAGCAGGAGGGCAGAGGGGAAGACCGCGGGCAATGCCGTCTAACCCGGCGTTTAAAATCAGGCACAGGGCCAAATAGGGGTTTGAAGCTGCGTCCGGCGAGCGCAGGTTTACCGTTGTGCCGCCGGGCGTTTCCTTCACCCGGAGCAGGCTGGTCAAATTTTTGTAAGACCAGGAAACGTCGTTCGGCGCGCCGGTTCCAAACCGTTCATAGGAGTTGGTGAGGGGGTTTAAAAACACGGTTATTTCCGCGGCGTGGTTCAGCACACCGGCAATAAAGCTTTCGCTTACCGCGTTTGCACCGCCCTTTTCCAGCGATATGTTAACATGCAGGCCGCTTGCGGCCTCATTTTCTAAGGGAAGAGGCAGAAACGAGGCAAACAGCCCGTTTGAAGCCGCCATGGTTTTCACCACCGACTTAAAGGTGATGAAATTATCCGCCGCCAAAAGGGGCGGCGCGCTGTTAAAGTGAATTTCGTTCTGGCCCGGCCCCTTTTCGTGGTGGGAGGCCGAGGGGGAAATGCCCATTTTTTCTAAGGTGAGGCAAATATCACGACGCACGTTTTCGCCCTTGTCTAGGGGTGCCACGTCCAGATAGCCTGCATGGTCGAACGGAATGCTGGTGGGGCGGCCTGCGTCGTCCCGCTCAAACAGGTAAAACTCGCACTCTGTGCCGATTTGCGCCGTAAGCCCCTTTTTTTTCAGCTTTTGTTCTGTTTGCCGCAGCAGGTTTCGCCCGTCCCCTAAAAAGGGCGTGCCGTCGGAGCAGCGAATGTCGCAGAACAGCCGCACAACCCGCCCGTGGGACGGCCGCCAGGGCAGCACTTTTAACGTGGCGGGGTCGGGGAACAGGGAAAGGTCCGTATCCGTAAAATCCATCATTCCCAAAAGACGGGAGGCATCGAACGATATACCCGTTCGAAATGCCCGGGAAAGCTCACCGGGCATGATGGAAATGTTTTTCATGTTTCCAAAAATGTCGCAGAACGCCAAACGGATAAACTTCACGTCGTTTTCCGATACAAACTGCAGCACCTCTGATTGTGTATAGTCCATTATTCCACATCCTTTACGATGGTATAGGTTCCGCCTTCCAAATCGCAGCACGTACCGCCGCGCAAAAATGAATATCCTTTTGGCAGAACAATTTGGCCGTGAATGGTTTCCGGCGCGGTAACGCTGAGCACAATGGTGTTTATAGCGCCGCCTGCGTCAGTGTTTCGAATTTTGTTTACAAAGTCGTCTACGTTCCGGTCTGCACGTTTCCAGCCCACAGAAATTTTTCCGTCGGGTGCGGTAAACTCGGCTTTGGCAAACGCAAGTCCGTCCACAAATGAGGGGCAAACGTCCGCCCGGCGCACGTCGTCTGCATTGGGATTAAAGCGCAGTCCGGCCAAAGATTTTACAAACCAGCTGGCAATATCGCCCAAAAAATGGTGGTTTAAGGAAGGTATGTGTGCCGTTTCACCCTCTTGAAAGCTCAAATCCTTTTCAAAATTCTCGTATAACGTAGTAGCACCATCCTTTACCCATTGACCGTAACCAGGGTAAGTGTCATTTGTAATCATGGCGTATGCTAGTTCGCTTTCTCCCAGAGCGGACAGCACGTGGAATAGATAGCGGAGCCCGATCATGCCGGAGCTTAAGTGATCATTTTTCTCATGAATCATATCTAAAAGCACTTGCTTTGCCTGGGGAATCTCTTCGTCCTTAAACAGCCCCAGTGCTAAAAACAGCGCCTGAGAGGTCTGGCAGTTTCCGGCCGCGGTGCAGGTTTTAGGATCCATTAAATTGATGCGGAGGGCATTTAAAAGGTTTCCCGCAATGTGTGCCGCAAATCGCGCCTGGGGGAGAAGTCCCACTTGCTCAAACAGGAAAGATGCCTTGTTTGCCATATCGAATACGATAGCACTATCGGTAAGTTCTAGGGGTGCATCTGCCGAGTTAGTGGCGGCAGTGCCATCCTCCATGGGCTGGAGCCAGTCACCAAGACCAATGGCCAAAAGCCCCCGTTCGTCAAACTGGGTCGTGGCGTAGTGAAGATAGCGCATAATCATGGAGGCGTTGTCGATTATAATCTTTTTATCGCCGGTGTATTGATACGTGTAGTAGGGCAGGTTCACAATAACCGAATCCCACGCGGGGCCGTTGCCCCATTCAAAGCCCCAGCCGCCAGTGGGCACTATGCCGGGAACTGCGCCGTCCTCTCTTTGGCAGGCACGGATGTTTGCCAGCCATTCTGCAAAGCTTTTTTCTGCGCCCAGCCACTGGAGCATGTGCTCGGCAGACATGGAAGCGTCTCCCGTCCAGCCGTTTTTTTCCCGATGGGGGCAGTCTGTGGGAAAGTAGTAAAAGTTTGCAAGGTCTGAGCGGTGGGCCATTTCATATAATTTGTTCACGGTGCTGTCAGAGCAGGAGAAGCTGCCCCGCACCGGAAGGTCTGAGTGCATTTCAAGATAGGTCAGCGCATCCTTTGTGGCCTGATCTTCCGATAGGCCCTCCACAAACACATACTGAAACCCGTGGTAGGTAAAGCACGGCACAAACTCGGCCTCGCCGCCGCGACAGATGTAAACGTCTTTTTGGTTATATTTTT
This Congzhengia minquanensis DNA region includes the following protein-coding sequences:
- a CDS encoding family 78 glycoside hydrolase catalytic domain — its product is MNLSMNFIKANDQMCTFDHHVNAPLFRKRFTLDNTPRWAKITICGLGFYELYVNGKNITKGPLAPYISAPDDLCYFDCYDVADYLTEGENVIGVMLGNGMHNAFGGFIWDFEKASWRSSVKFAMTLTANGQELFSADETFVTHPSPITFDDLRMGCWYDANLELPGWSEPGFDDSSWQPAQSADAPRGTPKLCEAEPIAVSAEIKPVNIFKCTGGYIYDFGVNTAGVCRLKINGRPGQKITMTHVEILMDKKPYLENISFVRPESWDIYQKYNQKDVYICRGGEAEFVPCFTYHGFQYVFVEGLSEDQATKDALTYLEMHSDLPVRGSFSCSDSTVNKLYEMAHRSDLANFYYFPTDCPHREKNGWTGDASMSAEHMLQWLGAEKSFAEWLANIRACQREDGAVPGIVPTGGWGFEWGNGPAWDSVIVNLPYYTYQYTGDKKIIIDNASMIMRYLHYATTQFDERGLLAIGLGDWLQPMEDGTAATNSADAPLELTDSAIVFDMANKASFLFEQVGLLPQARFAAHIAGNLLNALRINLMDPKTCTAAGNCQTSQALFLALGLFKDEEIPQAKQVLLDMIHEKNDHLSSGMIGLRYLFHVLSALGESELAYAMITNDTYPGYGQWVKDGATTLYENFEKDLSFQEGETAHIPSLNHHFLGDIASWFVKSLAGLRFNPNADDVRRADVCPSFVDGLAFAKAEFTAPDGKISVGWKRADRNVDDFVNKIRNTDAGGAINTIVLSVTAPETIHGQIVLPKGYSFLRGGTCCDLEGGTYTIVKDVE
- a CDS encoding glutamine synthetase family protein — its product is MDYTQSEVLQFVSENDVKFIRLAFCDIFGNMKNISIMPGELSRAFRTGISFDASRLLGMMDFTDTDLSLFPDPATLKVLPWRPSHGRVVRLFCDIRCSDGTPFLGDGRNLLRQTEQKLKKKGLTAQIGTECEFYLFERDDAGRPTSIPFDHAGYLDVAPLDKGENVRRDICLTLEKMGISPSASHHEKGPGQNEIHFNSAPPLLAADNFITFKSVVKTMAASNGLFASFLPLPLENEAASGLHVNISLEKGGANAVSESFIAGVLNHAAEITVFLNPLTNSYERFGTGAPNDVSWSYKNLTSLLRVKETPGGTTVNLRSPDAASNPYLALCLILNAGLDGIARGLPLCPPAETQEAIGNSERLPLSLKDAAQAAADSPFISTVLPRQLVDFYTACKIKEFETMQAAESAEAFCQNAYFLTV